A stretch of Lathyrus oleraceus cultivar Zhongwan6 chromosome 6, CAAS_Psat_ZW6_1.0, whole genome shotgun sequence DNA encodes these proteins:
- the LOC127093563 gene encoding two-on-two hemoglobin-3 produces MQSLQQKASEWSGVPTNEAFSIDETNLFQKLGLQTFINLSTNFYNRVYDDEEEWFRSIFANSKKEEAIQNQYEFFVQRMGGPPLFSQRRGHPALIGRHRPFPVTHQAAERWLHHMQQALDTTPDIDDDSKIKMMNFFRHTAYFLVAGDELKNPNQQMPCKHAAGKDNS; encoded by the exons ATGCAGAGTCTACAACAGAAAGCTTCTGAATGGAGCGGAGTTCCGACGAACGAAGCTTTCTCCATCGACGAGACCAATCTCTTCCAGAAACTTGGCCTTCAAACCTTCATTAACCTCTCCACCAATTTCTACAACAG GGTttatgatgatgaagaagaatgGTTTCGTTCAATTTTTGCCAATTCTAAGAAAGAAGAAGCTATTCAGAATCAGTACGAATTCTTCGTGCAAAGAATGGGAGGTCCTCCTCTGTTCTCTCAAAGAAGAg GACACCCTGCCCTAATTGGTCGACATCGACCATTTCCAGTCACTCATCAAGCCGCAGAGAGGTGGTTACATCACATGCAACAAGCATTGGACACTACTCCAGATATAGATGATGACTCAAAGATCAAAATGATGAACTTCTTCAG GCACACTGCTTACTTTTTGGTGGCTGGTGATGAGCTAAAGAATCCAAACCAACAGATGCCATGCAAACATGCAGCTGGAAAAGATAATTCATGA
- the LOC127092175 gene encoding protein TRACHEARY ELEMENT DIFFERENTIATION-RELATED 6, producing the protein MASTQPIVLVVVVVGAGGLVFLSLLTFALFYFFKKRNEKTQETDIIHIDEHKKGKETITPGPFGKQAVAISVEDDVHVDETRKKEKLSHGLQANSSSDIIRIDEHKKGNETIVPGPFGQQAVVISVEDDLHVNEARKSEKHGHAKANHHNSNSQ; encoded by the coding sequence ATGGCCTCAACTCAACCCATAGTCCTAGTAGTTGTGGTTGTCGGTGCTGGAGGCCTTGTCTTTCTTTCTTTGCTTACTTTTGCACTATTCTACTTCtttaagaagaggaatgagaaGACACAAGAAACCGACATCATACATATCGATGAGCATAAAAAGGGTAAGGAAACCATTACTCCTGGTCCTTTTGGAAAACAAGCAGTAGCTATATCAGTTGAAGATGATGTGCATGTAGATGaaacaagaaagaaagagaaacTCAGCCATGGTTTGCAAGCCAATTCATCCTCAGATATCATTCGTATCGATGAGCATAAAAAGGGCAATGAAACTATTGTTCCTGGTCCTTTTGGACAACAAGCAGTAGTTATATCAGTTGAAGATGATCTGCATGTAAATGAAGCAAGGAAGAGTGAGAAACATGGTCATGCCAAAGCAAACCATCACAATTCTAACAGCCAATAG
- the LOC127092174 gene encoding protein ANTI-SILENCING 1 isoform X2: MANVESTPTETLEFNWGKKRGKGGKKRDTQFYESFTLDGDHYSLFDTVYLQNEAHTEPHIGKIIKIWETPTREKARKVKVHWFFRPREISRFLIGIQIYYNELFLASGHGTGLCNINPLESIAGKCNLVCISKDARNPQPSEEAVRNADFVFYRCFDVGKRKVVEEIDDKILGLED; encoded by the exons ATGGCCAATGTCGAGTCTACCCCCACAGAGACCCTAGAATTCAATTGGGGAAAAAAGCGAGGAAAAGGTGGCAAAAAAAGAGACACACAGTTCTACGAATCCTTCACCTTAGACGGTGATCATTACTCTCTCTTCGATACCGTTTATCTTCAAAACGAAGCGCACACCGAACCTCACATTGGTAAAATCATCAAGATATGGGAAACTCCTACTCGTGAAAAGGCTAGGAAAGTTAAGGTTCACTGGTTCTTTCGTCCTCGCGAGATTTCCAGGTTTTTGATTGGGATTCAGATTTATTACAATGAATTGTTCTTAGCTTCTGGTCATGGCACGGGTCTTTGCAATATCAATCCTCTG GAGTCTATTGCAGGGAAATGCAATCTTGTTTGCATTTCTAAGGATGCTAGGAATCCACAACCATCAGAGGAAGCAGTACGGAATGCTGACTTTGTGTTTTATCGCTGCTTTGATGTTGGGAAGCGTAAAGTAGTGGAGGAGATAGATGACAAGATTCTCGGACTTGAAG ATTGA
- the LOC127092174 gene encoding protein ANTI-SILENCING 1 isoform X1, with translation MANVESTPTETLEFNWGKKRGKGGKKRDTQFYESFTLDGDHYSLFDTVYLQNEAHTEPHIGKIIKIWETPTREKARKVKVHWFFRPREISRFLIGIQIYYNELFLASGHGTGLCNINPLESIAGKCNLVCISKDARNPQPSEEAVRNADFVFYRCFDVGKRKVVEEIDDKILGLEVKNIFNKMA, from the exons ATGGCCAATGTCGAGTCTACCCCCACAGAGACCCTAGAATTCAATTGGGGAAAAAAGCGAGGAAAAGGTGGCAAAAAAAGAGACACACAGTTCTACGAATCCTTCACCTTAGACGGTGATCATTACTCTCTCTTCGATACCGTTTATCTTCAAAACGAAGCGCACACCGAACCTCACATTGGTAAAATCATCAAGATATGGGAAACTCCTACTCGTGAAAAGGCTAGGAAAGTTAAGGTTCACTGGTTCTTTCGTCCTCGCGAGATTTCCAGGTTTTTGATTGGGATTCAGATTTATTACAATGAATTGTTCTTAGCTTCTGGTCATGGCACGGGTCTTTGCAATATCAATCCTCTG GAGTCTATTGCAGGGAAATGCAATCTTGTTTGCATTTCTAAGGATGCTAGGAATCCACAACCATCAGAGGAAGCAGTACGGAATGCTGACTTTGTGTTTTATCGCTGCTTTGATGTTGGGAAGCGTAAAGTAGTGGAGGAGATAGATGACAAGATTCTCGGACTTGAAG TTAAAAACATATTTAACAAAATGGCATAG
- the LOC127093859 gene encoding uncharacterized protein LOC127093859 has protein sequence MDFKKQIFSTSNSTTQNIRLGRSYTKPHDRTKSAWQMLWRKLKRDKKKIFGSSPRMELGVYDEESYSKNFDKGSGWMEPDNLHRSFSSRYAHPSRILPPRHLLD, from the coding sequence ATGGATTTCAAGAAGCAAATATTTAGTACAAGCAATTCAACAACTCAAAACATAAGGTTAGGTAGAAGCTACACAAAACCACATGATAGAACAAAATCAGCGTGGCAAATGCTTTGGAGAAAGCTTAAAAGAGACAAGAAGAAAATCTTTGGTTCAAGTCCAAGAATGGAATTAGGTGTTTATGATGAAGAATCATACTCAAAGAATTTTGATAAAGGAAGTGGGTGGATGGAGCCAGATAATCTTCATCGTTCTTTCTCTTCTAGGTATGCTCACCCATCTAGGATCTTACCACCAAGACATTTATTGGATTAG